The Mytilus galloprovincialis chromosome 4, xbMytGall1.hap1.1, whole genome shotgun sequence genome contains a region encoding:
- the LOC143072409 gene encoding 5-hydroxytryptamine receptor 1B-like: protein MSANISASISSYDILPIFNSSSEFTIGHIGENSSSIPPNTSGTNYSSDDPPISIYTPWQQALVTLVLALMVLGTIVGNCLVCIAVGIVKKLQTPSNLLILSLAVSDLLVAVLVMPFVTTYQVLSYWPFGNVICDLFTSLDVILCTASILNLCMISVDRYFVITRPFQYAMKRTPKRMGIMIAGVWCSSVLISLPPLFGWKEDPPKWECIISQNIGYQIYATLGAFYVPLFVMLAVYYRIWRVSSRLAKKESTNQLGSIDKVQSNAHYSNRVKTNSVETGCTVLPNGNVRNGCHSEKDEDERVEMLAKNSASIQRRRFTLKSILPKGRRSSGHKDSKAIKTLGIIMGGFTACWLPFFILAVIRPFVEDNDIPIHMISVFNWLGYFNSFLNPVIYARFNRDFRTPFKEILCLRCKGINVRIRSESYVEQYGPDPRLRDCLRPPTSSVVRYDSQGRTEVHLGNGSTPSESKV from the coding sequence ATGAGTGCAAACATTTCGGCCAGTATATCATCGTACGATATATTGCCGATTTTCAATAGTAGTAGTGAGTTTACTATCGGACACATTGGCGAGAACAGTTCTTCAATACCTCCGAATACATCAGGAACTAATTATTCTTCTGACGACCCGCCAATATCTATTTACACGCCATGGCAGCAGGCACTAGTGACGTTAGTACTTGCGTTAATGGTTTTAGGCACAATTGTTGGAAATTGCTTAGTGTGTATAGCTGTGGGAATAGTGAAAAAGCTTCAAACACCTTCAAATCTTCTCATTTTATCATTAGCCGTGTCGGACCTCTTAGTTGCTGTACTAGTGATGCCATTTGTAACTACATACCAAGTGCTAAGCTATTGGCCGTTCGGAAATGTgatttgtgatttgtttacttCTTTAGATGTCATATTGTGCACAGCATCCATCCTTAATTTATGTATGATAAGTGTTGATCGGTATTTTGTAATTACACGGCCCTTTCAATATGCAATGAAACGAACACCAAAAAGAATGGGCATAATGATTGCCGGTGTATGGTGTTCCTCTGTGTTGATATCTCTTCCACCTTTATTTGGATGGAAAGAAGACCCGCCTAAATGGGAGTGTATTATCAGCCAGAATATAGGCTATCAAATCTATGCAACTTTAGGTGCCTTCTACGTTCCACTTTTCGTCATGTTGGCAGTTTACTACAGAATATGGAGAGTATCTTCTCGATTAGCAAAAAAAGAAAGTACAAATCAGCTTGGCAGTATTGACAAAGTCCAAAGCAATGCTCATTACTCAAATAGAGTAAAGACGAATTCTGTTGAAACGGGATGTACTGTTTTACCTAACGGTAACGTAAGAAATGGTTGCCATAGTGAAAAAGATGAAGATGAAAGAGTTGAAATGCTTGCAAAAAATAGTGCTTCAATTCAAAGACGTAGATTTACACTTAAAAGTATTTTACCAAAAGGTCGTAGATCATCTGGGCATAAAGATTCGAAGGCCATTAAAACACTAGGAATTATAATGGGTGGATTTACGGCGTGTTGGTTGCCATTTTTTATTCTTGCCGTTATTAGACCATTCGTAGAAGATAACGACATTCCAATCCACATGATAAGTGTCTTTAATTGGCTAGGATACTTTAATTCATTTCTGAACCCAGTGATCTACGCAAGGTTCAACAGGGATTTTCGAACTCCTTTCAAGGAAATATTATGCTTGCGTTGCAAGGGAATTAATGTGAGAATTCGTTCAGAAAGCTACGTCGAGCAATATGGACCAGATCCTAGATTGAGAGATTGTTTACGACCTCCTACCTCGTCGGTTGTTCGATACGACAGTCAAGGTCGCACGGAAGTTCATTTAGGAAATGGTTCGACGCCTTCTGAAAGTAAAGTATGA